The Roseimicrobium gellanilyticum genome contains a region encoding:
- the pssA gene encoding CDP-diacylglycerol--serine O-phosphatidyltransferase, producing MRIHAECDYTLGMSESDREPRIYVLPNLMTAGNLLSGFMAILHIVGRFQNEDDHSRYLWAIGFILAACVFDLLDGRLARLSGQSSDFGREFDSLADIVSFGIAPALLVHDIVLKEFEEMEATRGLGWLIACIYLVCGAMRLARFNCLAAMPQKDKKASTSFRGCPIPAAAGVIVSLTLMLLWLDGNNREIGRWKYALPFLMVLLSYLMVSKIEYPSFKSLNLRARRSFHWVLISIIVLALTVAYWQWMPSVLFVSYLGYGLVRPWVSRKWRREIEEGNDPALDESGVSPEVIEEERRSNGSAKTDPASLI from the coding sequence ATGCGCATCCATGCGGAATGCGATTACACTCTTGGGATGTCCGAGAGTGATCGCGAACCGCGCATTTATGTGCTGCCAAATCTGATGACCGCAGGCAACCTGCTGAGCGGGTTCATGGCTATTTTGCACATTGTGGGACGCTTTCAGAATGAGGATGATCACTCACGTTACCTCTGGGCCATCGGTTTCATCTTGGCGGCTTGTGTGTTTGACCTGCTGGATGGCCGCCTGGCCCGTCTCAGCGGCCAGAGCTCAGACTTTGGGCGTGAGTTCGACTCGCTGGCGGACATCGTGAGCTTCGGCATCGCCCCTGCCCTGCTGGTGCATGACATTGTGCTCAAGGAGTTTGAAGAGATGGAGGCCACCCGGGGCCTCGGCTGGCTCATTGCCTGCATCTACCTCGTCTGCGGCGCCATGCGCCTCGCACGTTTTAATTGCCTTGCGGCCATGCCGCAGAAGGACAAGAAGGCCTCCACCTCCTTCCGCGGCTGTCCCATCCCGGCGGCGGCCGGCGTGATTGTCTCCCTCACCCTCATGCTGCTGTGGCTGGACGGAAACAACCGCGAAATCGGTCGCTGGAAGTATGCCCTGCCCTTCCTCATGGTCCTGCTCTCCTACCTCATGGTGAGCAAGATCGAGTACCCCAGCTTCAAGTCACTGAATCTCCGCGCCCGACGCTCGTTCCACTGGGTGCTTATCAGCATCATCGTGCTGGCCCTCACCGTGGCGTACTGGCAGTGGATGCCCTCCGTCCTCTTCGTGAGCTATCTCGGCTACGGACTGGTGCGCCCGTGGGTCTCCCGCAAATGGCGGCGTGAAATTGAGGAAGGCAACGATCCGGCACTGGATGAAAGTGGGGTGTCCCCAGAGGTGATCGAGGAAGAACGCCGGAGCAACGGAAGCGCCAAGACCGACCCCGCGAGCTTGATCTAG
- a CDS encoding rhodanese-like domain-containing protein, with the protein MTDTATAETLPPLSGDTTMGELLRLYPGAQRALFAKYHIGGCRSCGFQPTETLAQVCERNENIPVAEAVEHIQESHQADTSIQISPADFAKLRSERSDVKVLDVRTREEHEAVAIPGAELVTQELVQEVFTSWDKNAPLIIYDHTGDRALDATAYFLGHGFAEAKCLTGGIDAYSVEVDPSLPRYRVEIE; encoded by the coding sequence ATGACTGACACTGCCACAGCCGAAACCCTCCCGCCGCTCTCGGGGGATACGACCATGGGGGAGCTGCTCCGGCTCTATCCCGGCGCCCAGCGCGCGCTCTTTGCGAAGTATCATATCGGTGGGTGCCGCAGTTGCGGATTCCAGCCCACGGAGACCCTGGCACAGGTGTGTGAACGGAATGAGAACATCCCCGTGGCTGAGGCCGTGGAGCACATTCAGGAGAGTCACCAGGCGGATACGAGCATCCAGATTTCTCCGGCGGACTTCGCGAAGCTGCGGAGTGAACGGAGTGATGTGAAGGTGCTCGACGTGCGCACGCGTGAGGAGCATGAGGCGGTGGCCATTCCAGGGGCGGAGCTCGTGACGCAGGAGCTGGTGCAGGAGGTCTTCACCTCGTGGGACAAGAATGCACCGCTGATCATCTACGATCACACCGGTGATCGGGCGTTGGATGCCACGGCATACTTCCTGGGGCACGGATTTGCCGAGGCGAAGTGCCTCACAGGCGGTATCGATGCGTATTCCGTAGAGGTGGATCCCTCGCTGCCGCGCTACCGCGTGGAGATTGAGTAG
- a CDS encoding iron-sulfur cluster assembly scaffold protein, which yields MNEDALQQAIANPQNLGEMKDADAVGTVGSPDCGDMVRMWIKYKEKDGKKVIDKASFQSFGCQTAIAVASMATQLIKGKTREEALDMSASELSAPLGPLPPMKIHCGQMVEGALKAALDAENAERSGVTAPVKPEVDATPTPPQAATLHDALANAGKQVGKIKIVMQPPAPAPASPQP from the coding sequence ATGAACGAAGACGCACTCCAGCAGGCCATCGCCAATCCGCAGAATCTCGGTGAGATGAAGGACGCCGATGCCGTGGGCACCGTGGGCAGCCCTGATTGTGGCGACATGGTGCGCATGTGGATCAAGTACAAGGAGAAGGACGGCAAGAAGGTCATCGACAAAGCGAGCTTCCAGAGCTTCGGCTGCCAGACGGCGATTGCCGTGGCGAGCATGGCCACGCAGCTCATCAAGGGGAAGACCCGTGAAGAGGCACTGGACATGAGCGCTTCCGAATTGTCTGCGCCGCTCGGACCACTGCCACCCATGAAGATTCACTGCGGCCAGATGGTGGAAGGCGCCTTGAAAGCCGCGCTGGACGCGGAAAATGCCGAACGCTCAGGCGTGACTGCTCCGGTAAAGCCGGAGGTCGACGCGACGCCCACCCCACCTCAAGCGGCCACACTGCATGATGCCCTGGCGAACGCAGGCAAGCAGGTGGGCAAGATCAAGATTGTCATGCAACCTCCTGCGCCGGCACCCGCGAGCCCCCAGCCTTGA
- the sufT gene encoding putative Fe-S cluster assembly protein SufT has protein sequence MHSDTTLTREVEAIQIPSGDTVTLPAGTRVIITQALGGTYTVATDHGLARIQSKDVDALGIDPEEEKKAEAQSSSNIPDDASDLEVQVWHQLRNVYDPEIPVNIVDLGLVYGCEVQQDEEGKNKAIVKMTLTAPGCGMGPTIAADAQSRIMTIEEMDDAAVELVWEPAWNQSMISDEGKMKLGMM, from the coding sequence ATGCATTCCGACACCACCCTTACCCGCGAAGTAGAAGCCATCCAGATTCCCAGCGGTGACACCGTCACGTTGCCAGCGGGCACGCGCGTGATCATCACGCAGGCACTGGGCGGTACGTACACGGTGGCCACGGACCACGGCCTGGCACGCATCCAGTCGAAGGACGTGGATGCTCTGGGCATCGACCCCGAAGAGGAGAAAAAGGCGGAAGCGCAGTCTTCCTCGAACATTCCCGACGATGCCAGTGACTTGGAGGTGCAGGTGTGGCACCAGCTTCGCAATGTGTATGACCCTGAGATTCCGGTGAACATCGTGGACCTCGGCCTCGTGTATGGCTGCGAAGTGCAGCAGGACGAAGAGGGCAAGAACAAGGCGATTGTGAAGATGACCCTCACTGCACCCGGTTGCGGCATGGGCCCCACGATTGCCGCGGATGCCCAGTCGCGCATCATGACCATTGAAGAGATGGATGACGCCGCTGTGGAGCTGGTCTGGGAACCCGCGTGGAATCAGAGCATGATCAGCGACGAGGGGAAGATGAAGCTGGGGATGATGTGA
- a CDS encoding REP-associated tyrosine transposase produces MTDSNQPPVHWLHAPPHRLEPKGTYMITSGTYLKEHLFRGKQRLDFLHDTLLKTAIEQGWQLEAWAVFPNHYHFIARRLPSHFDSTTTLKEMVSQVHQETSNWVNQQDESQGRKVWHNFWDSTLTYEKSWIARLNYVHGNPVKHGLVKLARDYPWCSAAWFERVAAASWLKTVYAFKTDRLKIEDDF; encoded by the coding sequence GTGACCGATTCCAACCAGCCACCCGTCCATTGGCTCCATGCTCCGCCGCATCGCCTGGAGCCGAAGGGTACTTACATGATCACGTCAGGCACGTACCTGAAAGAGCATCTTTTCCGAGGTAAACAGCGCCTGGACTTCCTCCACGACACTCTGCTGAAGACCGCCATCGAGCAAGGTTGGCAGCTCGAAGCATGGGCGGTATTTCCCAATCACTATCACTTTATCGCGAGGCGTCTGCCATCTCACTTTGATTCTACCACTACCCTGAAAGAGATGGTTTCTCAGGTGCATCAGGAAACGTCGAATTGGGTGAATCAGCAGGATGAATCACAGGGACGCAAGGTCTGGCACAATTTTTGGGACTCGACCCTTACTTACGAGAAGTCATGGATTGCCCGCCTCAATTATGTGCACGGTAATCCGGTGAAGCATGGGCTTGTGAAATTGGCGCGGGACTACCCGTGGTGCTCAGCAGCATGGTTTGAACGGGTGGCTGCGGCGTCGTGGCTCAAGACCGTGTATGCTTTCAAAACGGACCGGTTAAAAATCGAGGACGATTTTTGA
- a CDS encoding addiction module protein, with amino-acid sequence MNSEFAALLKLDRAERLQLVEDLWDSIVDEESGVTASVPDWKLDELRRRKERFATHPASGRTWEQVKDRAHSKA; translated from the coding sequence ATGAACTCCGAATTCGCAGCTCTTTTAAAGCTGGACCGGGCTGAGCGCCTCCAGCTTGTGGAAGACCTCTGGGACAGCATCGTGGATGAGGAGAGCGGAGTCACAGCCTCCGTCCCAGATTGGAAGCTTGATGAACTGCGTCGGCGCAAAGAGCGATTTGCCACCCACCCTGCATCCGGTCGCACGTGGGAACAGGTAAAGGATAGAGCCCATTCCAAGGCGTAA
- the purT gene encoding formate-dependent phosphoribosylglycinamide formyltransferase, whose translation MSQSQSSASIGTPFTSSAKKILFLGSGELGKEVVMELQRFGCEVIAVDSYANAPAMQVAHRSHVISMLDGDALRRVILEEKPDLVVPEVEAIATDVLVELEAQGQRVIPTALAAKLTMNREGIRTLAAETLGLRCSSYKFAATEEEFNEAVKAIGIPCVVKPIMSSSGKGQSVVRSEADISKAWKYAQEGGRAGKGKVIVEGMVDFDYEITMLTVRHANGTSFCAPIGHLQIDGDYRESWQPQPMTKAALEESERIAGAITNALGGWGIFGVELFVKGDTVWFSEVSPRPHDTGLVTLISQDLSEFALHARAILGLPIPNIRQHGPSASAVILPEGHSKNVSFSNLEAALAEPDTLLRLFGKPEVKGKRRMGVAAARGATIEEAREKARNAAGAVKVTMG comes from the coding sequence ATGTCCCAGTCTCAGTCTTCTGCTTCCATCGGCACGCCGTTTACCTCTTCGGCCAAGAAAATCCTGTTCCTTGGTTCGGGGGAGTTGGGCAAGGAAGTGGTGATGGAACTGCAGCGGTTCGGCTGCGAAGTGATTGCGGTGGACTCGTATGCGAATGCACCGGCCATGCAGGTGGCACATCGCTCGCATGTCATTTCCATGCTGGATGGCGATGCCCTGCGCCGGGTGATTCTGGAGGAGAAGCCGGACCTCGTGGTGCCGGAGGTGGAGGCGATTGCCACGGATGTGCTGGTGGAACTGGAAGCCCAGGGGCAGCGCGTGATTCCCACGGCGCTGGCCGCGAAGCTCACCATGAACCGCGAGGGCATTCGTACGCTGGCGGCGGAGACACTGGGGCTGCGCTGCTCCAGCTACAAGTTTGCGGCCACGGAAGAGGAGTTCAACGAAGCGGTGAAGGCCATCGGCATTCCCTGCGTGGTGAAGCCCATCATGAGCAGCTCCGGCAAGGGCCAAAGTGTGGTGCGCAGTGAGGCAGACATTTCCAAAGCGTGGAAGTATGCCCAGGAAGGTGGACGCGCTGGCAAGGGGAAGGTGATTGTGGAGGGCATGGTGGACTTCGACTACGAGATCACCATGCTCACCGTGCGCCATGCCAATGGCACCTCCTTCTGCGCGCCCATCGGGCACCTGCAGATTGATGGCGACTATCGCGAAAGCTGGCAGCCGCAGCCCATGACCAAGGCGGCGCTGGAAGAGAGCGAGCGCATCGCTGGCGCCATCACGAATGCCCTCGGTGGCTGGGGTATCTTTGGCGTGGAGCTCTTTGTGAAGGGGGACACGGTGTGGTTCAGCGAGGTGTCGCCGCGCCCGCATGACACCGGTCTGGTCACGCTGATTTCGCAGGACCTGAGCGAGTTCGCCCTGCACGCGCGTGCCATCCTTGGGCTGCCCATCCCGAACATCCGTCAGCACGGTCCGAGCGCCTCGGCGGTTATTTTGCCCGAGGGTCATTCCAAGAACGTGAGTTTCAGCAATCTGGAGGCTGCGCTCGCTGAGCCGGACACGCTCCTGCGCCTCTTTGGCAAGCCCGAGGTGAAGGGGAAGCGCCGCATGGGCGTGGCAGCAGCCCGTGGTGCTACCATTGAGGAAGCTCGCGAAAAGGCCCGTAACGCGGCCGGCGCGGTGAAGGTGACGATGGGCTGA
- a CDS encoding SpoIIE family protein phosphatase, with translation MSDQEVIAGARTGVDEPGTVALTPLTGRDTEVSLLKDRWEQAQEGMGQVVLLVGEPGLGKSRLVHTIKQIVVEEMREEVPAAGADFTLEARTPCIVEWRCAQHFQHTELFPVTEQFGRFLDFGSDESTTARFDRLARHLDDYGLGRPELVALFARLLLLPPDARYPAAGLTPVREREETFRALRQWLKARSDRQPLLFVIEDLHWIDASTLEFLGQFIGEGLHDRILTVLTYRPEFQSPWPAFSHQTILALNRLTRRQVAELMRKTAGGGVPDALVAQLYERTGGVPLLVEEFARITRETVEPEADGDAHHRGVAVQSRHIPATLQDLILARLEGMSGNREVAQLAATLGREFDYDVLAAVASVDESTLRPELEKLVGAGILCVKGKPPHCAYVFKHALLEEALHGTLSPLDRQSFHRRVAEAMEVRFPEMAERQPELLARHFTTAGLFDKGVSYWVRAGLRSRERFANVEAIAHLTKGLALLESLPPSPARDARELELLGPLGTTYIASRGYAAPEVGPIFDRARALCDCVGQTPQLFAMMWGNFAFHVVRGDFRLCAELAEEAMEFGARLNDPGILMEALFLRGITMLYRGDFAGAQEACFRAIAEYDDRSRTAYWATLIGEDGGVTTRCYLALAQWHLGQADHALDLSRETVALAREIHQPFSLVYALHHTGWLFQHCRVGASTRVAGEEAIAIATEQGYPFWHATGTLYRGAGMLLQGRPEEALVLIEKGLEAYRATGAGIALTYYLSVLGDALMQVGRFDDAQRALDEAFALVEKNDERFQEAELLRLQGELLLAGSGNERGAEESFERAIEIARRQQSRAWELRATTSLARVWRQRNRIEHAYAALTTACDRISEGMALPDLAAATALLNDLSNERMRGDFAAGAEYVRQCIPPPVKGPVAIDWRYIPSSALGGDSIGYHWIDDDHLALYLIDVTGHGLDSALLSVTVGNVIRAGSLPGADMLRPDEVLARLNEKFQGQHHGGRFFTIWYGVYQLSAQVLQWSGGGHHPSLLFAPGSPEPVQLPSTGPMMGLIPDVTFPAKSCGVPPGSRLLIFSDGVFEIMREQSMVWDLPACINYLSSISGRADLLMDELLAQARTLRGSLQLEDDFSIIEARFGQAPVKAR, from the coding sequence ATGTCCGACCAGGAGGTTATCGCTGGCGCTCGCACTGGAGTGGATGAGCCAGGAACGGTAGCTCTGACGCCTTTGACGGGCCGGGATACGGAAGTGAGCTTGCTCAAGGATCGCTGGGAGCAGGCCCAGGAAGGGATGGGTCAGGTGGTCTTGCTAGTAGGTGAGCCGGGCCTTGGCAAATCCCGCCTCGTGCACACCATCAAGCAAATCGTTGTCGAGGAGATGAGGGAAGAAGTGCCTGCGGCAGGCGCTGATTTCACACTGGAAGCGCGGACGCCGTGCATCGTCGAGTGGCGCTGTGCGCAACATTTTCAGCACACCGAACTCTTTCCGGTCACCGAGCAATTTGGGCGGTTTCTCGATTTTGGCAGCGACGAATCCACGACGGCACGCTTCGACCGACTTGCGCGGCATCTCGACGACTACGGCCTTGGTCGTCCGGAGTTGGTCGCGCTTTTCGCCAGGCTGTTGTTGCTTCCGCCAGACGCGCGTTATCCGGCCGCCGGACTGACGCCGGTGCGGGAGCGCGAGGAGACCTTTCGAGCGTTGCGTCAGTGGCTCAAAGCCCGTTCAGACCGGCAGCCTCTGCTTTTTGTCATTGAGGACCTGCACTGGATCGATGCCTCGACGCTGGAATTTCTTGGCCAGTTTATTGGAGAGGGACTGCATGACCGCATTCTCACCGTGCTTACGTATCGTCCTGAATTCCAATCTCCCTGGCCAGCGTTCTCCCACCAGACCATCCTCGCGCTCAATCGCCTGACGCGACGTCAGGTCGCGGAATTGATGCGTAAGACCGCTGGGGGCGGTGTGCCGGATGCCTTGGTGGCGCAACTCTACGAGCGTACCGGGGGCGTGCCACTCCTCGTCGAAGAGTTTGCGCGAATCACCCGGGAAACGGTGGAGCCCGAAGCAGACGGCGATGCGCACCACAGAGGAGTGGCAGTGCAGTCCCGTCACATTCCCGCCACGCTGCAGGATTTGATTCTCGCGCGATTGGAGGGGATGTCTGGGAATCGCGAAGTCGCGCAACTGGCGGCGACGTTGGGCCGTGAATTTGATTACGATGTTCTGGCTGCGGTCGCGAGTGTGGACGAGTCGACCCTGCGCCCGGAATTGGAAAAGCTCGTCGGTGCGGGGATCCTCTGCGTGAAAGGCAAGCCTCCGCATTGCGCCTATGTCTTCAAGCATGCGCTGTTGGAAGAGGCGCTGCATGGAACACTCTCACCTTTGGATCGGCAGAGCTTTCATCGCCGGGTTGCCGAAGCCATGGAGGTGCGCTTCCCCGAGATGGCAGAACGGCAGCCCGAGTTGCTTGCACGGCATTTCACAACGGCAGGTCTCTTTGACAAGGGCGTGAGCTACTGGGTACGTGCAGGGCTGAGGTCGCGGGAGAGATTTGCAAATGTCGAGGCGATTGCGCATTTGACCAAGGGGCTGGCGTTGCTGGAGTCGCTGCCGCCATCGCCTGCGCGGGACGCACGTGAATTGGAATTGCTGGGGCCGTTGGGCACCACCTACATTGCATCTCGCGGTTATGCGGCACCGGAGGTGGGCCCCATCTTTGATCGCGCTCGCGCCTTGTGCGATTGCGTCGGACAGACGCCGCAGCTCTTTGCGATGATGTGGGGGAATTTCGCGTTCCATGTGGTGCGCGGCGACTTCCGCCTGTGCGCGGAACTGGCCGAGGAGGCGATGGAGTTTGGGGCGCGATTAAACGACCCGGGAATCCTGATGGAGGCCCTCTTCCTCCGAGGCATCACCATGCTCTATCGTGGGGACTTCGCTGGTGCACAGGAAGCGTGCTTCCGGGCGATTGCCGAGTACGATGATCGATCGCGTACCGCCTATTGGGCCACGCTTATTGGAGAAGATGGCGGCGTGACCACCCGTTGTTACCTCGCCCTCGCGCAGTGGCACCTAGGTCAGGCGGATCACGCGCTCGACCTCAGTCGCGAGACGGTCGCTTTGGCGCGGGAAATTCATCAACCATTCAGCCTAGTTTATGCTCTGCACCACACCGGATGGCTGTTTCAGCACTGCCGGGTTGGAGCCTCCACACGCGTGGCTGGTGAGGAGGCAATCGCGATTGCGACTGAGCAGGGCTATCCCTTCTGGCATGCCACGGGCACACTCTATCGCGGTGCGGGAATGCTGCTCCAAGGACGGCCCGAGGAGGCGCTGGTTCTGATCGAAAAAGGGCTCGAAGCCTATCGGGCAACGGGGGCCGGGATTGCGCTCACCTATTATCTCAGCGTGCTCGGCGATGCACTCATGCAGGTCGGCCGGTTTGATGATGCCCAGCGGGCGCTCGACGAGGCTTTCGCACTGGTGGAGAAAAATGATGAGAGGTTCCAGGAGGCCGAGTTGCTGCGCCTCCAGGGTGAACTGCTTCTGGCCGGATCGGGTAATGAGCGTGGCGCCGAGGAATCCTTTGAACGCGCCATCGAGATTGCCCGCCGACAGCAAAGTCGTGCATGGGAACTCCGGGCCACCACCAGCCTGGCGCGGGTTTGGCGCCAGCGAAATCGCATCGAGCATGCGTATGCCGCGTTGACGACGGCCTGCGACAGAATCTCCGAGGGCATGGCGCTGCCAGACCTCGCGGCGGCCACGGCATTGCTGAATGACTTGAGCAACGAGCGCATGCGCGGGGATTTCGCCGCCGGTGCTGAGTATGTGCGCCAGTGCATTCCGCCGCCGGTGAAGGGACCAGTGGCCATTGACTGGCGTTACATTCCGTCCTCGGCTCTCGGGGGCGATTCCATTGGGTACCACTGGATTGATGACGATCATCTCGCGCTCTATCTCATCGACGTGACCGGGCATGGGCTCGATTCGGCCCTCCTGTCCGTGACAGTTGGCAACGTGATCCGTGCTGGCTCGCTGCCCGGAGCGGACATGCTCAGACCCGATGAGGTGCTGGCGCGGCTGAATGAAAAATTCCAGGGGCAGCACCACGGTGGAAGGTTCTTCACGATTTGGTATGGCGTCTACCAGTTGTCGGCCCAAGTGCTGCAATGGTCCGGCGGAGGCCATCATCCGTCGCTTCTCTTCGCGCCGGGCTCGCCGGAGCCGGTACAGCTCCCCTCGACCGGCCCGATGATGGGTTTGATTCCAGATGTCACCTTTCCTGCCAAATCGTGCGGCGTTCCGCCTGGGTCACGACTGCTGATTTTCAGCGATGGCGTGTTCGAAATCATGCGAGAGCAGAGCATGGTGTGGGACCTGCCCGCCTGTATCAACTATTTGTCCTCCATCAGCGGGCGGGCCGACTTGCTCATGGATGAGCTCCTGGCGCAGGCCCGGACACTTCGTGGTTCCCTGCAACTTGAAGATGATTTCTCGATCATTGAGGCCCGCTTTGGACAGGCCCCGGTAAAAGCGAGGTGA